Proteins encoded by one window of bacterium (Candidatus Blackallbacteria) CG13_big_fil_rev_8_21_14_2_50_49_14:
- a CDS encoding dTDP-4-dehydro-6-deoxyglucose aminotransferase produces MFKQSLSDLALFGGDPLFHEKRFVGRPNLAPSEEILAEIRTVLESRWLSNDGPQLKAFEAELADTLGVKHCLAVSNATLGLELLFKALDLHGEVIVPSFTFVATVHALQWLGIQPVFCDILPETHTLDPQAVERLITPQTSAILGVHLWGQACEVEALEALAKKYQLKLIFDAAHALGCQYKGRMIGGLGQAEVFSLHATKFVNSLEGGIITTQDSALAERLRLMRNFGFVDYDQVVELGINAKMNEICATVGRSSLRYAQTFIAQNRRNYQALKQATQGIPGLKLLPLPETSNFQYLVLELDPAGFGLHRDSVVELLHAENVIARRYFYPGCHRLKPYLQLYPEAGKQLPVTEAIAEKVMVLPTGMAVSSEEINTLGNFLSWIQNQAAEIQAMKTAHALPTESPF; encoded by the coding sequence ATGTTCAAGCAATCCCTGTCCGACCTTGCCCTTTTTGGAGGCGACCCCCTGTTCCACGAAAAGCGCTTTGTGGGACGGCCCAATCTGGCTCCCAGTGAAGAGATTCTGGCCGAAATTCGAACCGTATTGGAAAGCCGCTGGCTCTCCAATGACGGCCCCCAGCTCAAGGCTTTCGAAGCCGAACTGGCAGATACCCTGGGGGTCAAGCATTGTTTAGCCGTCAGCAACGCAACCCTGGGCCTGGAGCTGCTCTTTAAGGCTTTGGATCTGCACGGCGAGGTGATTGTTCCCTCGTTTACCTTTGTCGCCACAGTACATGCCCTGCAGTGGTTGGGAATTCAGCCTGTCTTTTGCGATATTCTACCTGAAACCCATACCCTCGATCCCCAGGCGGTGGAGCGCTTGATTACCCCCCAAACCTCTGCGATTCTGGGCGTGCATCTTTGGGGCCAGGCCTGCGAAGTAGAAGCCCTAGAAGCCCTTGCAAAGAAATACCAGCTCAAATTGATCTTCGATGCAGCCCATGCCTTGGGTTGCCAATACAAGGGGCGCATGATCGGCGGCTTGGGCCAAGCCGAAGTCTTCAGTCTGCATGCAACTAAGTTCGTCAACAGCCTCGAAGGGGGAATCATCACCACCCAAGATTCCGCCCTGGCAGAGCGCTTGCGTTTGATGCGCAATTTTGGCTTTGTCGATTATGATCAGGTGGTTGAGCTGGGTATCAATGCCAAAATGAATGAAATCTGTGCCACCGTAGGACGCAGCTCGTTGCGATATGCCCAGACTTTTATCGCCCAAAACCGACGCAATTACCAAGCCCTGAAACAGGCAACCCAAGGAATCCCAGGCTTGAAACTGCTTCCCTTGCCTGAAACCAGCAATTTTCAATATTTGGTCTTGGAACTCGATCCTGCAGGTTTTGGGCTTCATCGGGACAGTGTCGTTGAGCTGCTCCATGCCGAAAATGTAATTGCCCGTCGCTATTTTTATCCGGGCTGTCACCGCCTCAAACCCTATCTTCAGCTTTATCCTGAAGCAGGCAAGCAACTGCCCGTCACAGAGGCCATTGCAGAGAAAGTAATGGTATTGCCCACGGGTATGGCCGTCAGCAGTGAAGAGATCAATACGCTCGGAAACTTTTTAAGCTGGATTCAGAATCAGGCTGCAGAGATTCAAGCCATGAAAACAGCCCACGCTTTACCCACCGAATCACCGTTCTGA